A single genomic interval of Gossypium raimondii isolate GPD5lz chromosome 11, ASM2569854v1, whole genome shotgun sequence harbors:
- the LOC105761545 gene encoding acyl-CoA-binding protein, whose product MGLKEEFEEHAEKVKTLPAAPSNDDMLILYGLYKQATVGPVNTGRPGMFNMRERYKWDAWKAVEGKSKEEAMGDYITKVKQLFEAAGSS is encoded by the exons ATGGGTTTGAAG GAGGAATTCGAGGAGCATGCCGAGAAAGTTAAGACCCTCCCAGCCGCCCCTTCGAACGATGACATGCTCATTCTCTATGGACTGTACAAGCAAGCTACTGTTGGACCAGTGAATACCG GCCGTCCTGGAATGTTCAACATGAGGGAAAGGTACAAGTGGGATGCATGGAAGGCTGTTGAAG GGAAATCAAAGGAGGAAGCAATGGGGGATTATATCACCAAAGTAAAACAACTGTTTGAGGCTGCTGGAAGTTCTTGA
- the LOC105761544 gene encoding acyl-CoA-binding protein, giving the protein MGLKEEFEEYAEKAKTLPENTTNDDKLILYGLFKQATVGPVNTSRPGMFNMKEKYKWDAWKAVEGKSKEEAMNDYITKVKQLQEAAAASS; this is encoded by the exons ATGGGTTTGAAG GAGGAATTCGAGGAGTATGCGGAGAAAGCTAAGACCCTTCCCGAGAACACTACCAACGACGACAAGCTCATTCTCTATGGACTCTTCAAGCAAGCTACTGTTGGACCAGTGAACACCA GCCGTCCTGGAATGTTCAACATGAAGGAAAAGTACAAGTGGGATGCATGGAAGGCTGTTGAAG GGAAATCGAAGGAGGAAGCAATGAACGATTATATCACTAAGGTAAAACAGCTGCAAGAGGCTGCTGCTGCATCTTCTTGA